GCTGGAGGACCGGGTAGCGGGCCTCCAGCCAATCCTGGGCGGTGAGGATGAGCACCGGCTCCTGGCAGCCTTCCCGGCGCCAGCGCCGCAGCAGCTCCAGGCCCGTCGGTGGCGGGATGTTGAGGTCGAGGATGATCAGCTCGGGAGCGTGCTCCTCGGCGAGACGCAGGGCCGTCGTGCCGTCCTCCGCCAGCCGGGGAATGTAGTCGTCTTCCTCGAGCACGCGGAGGATGCCTTCACCCAGTCCCGGC
The Acidobacteriota bacterium genome window above contains:
- a CDS encoding response regulator; this encodes MTQKILVVEDEPGLGEGILRVLEEDDYIPRLAEDGTTALRLAEEHAPELIILDLNIPPPTGLELLRRWRREGCQEPVLILTAQDWLEARYPVLQ